The sequence aaagacaaaaaaaatacaaaaaatcgCCAACCTTTAAATTAGAAGTTGTGTACTACAATTTATATCTTCCTGCACATTCTAACAAAACATTTAACCATTTAGCATGAAGACTCCAGActcaccacacacatacacactccaaatccctctctctgtctctcacagacctccTAGTGTATAACGACCAGATAGAGTACTTTGTGGGTGAAGGGGTGACGCAATCTAATTGCATTCCACATTCAACTACATTTACCTGCCGGCACTCTCTGACAAAATACTTCCTTCAATGATACCTAGAGATCCATAATACCTAAAGACACCCTAGAGATATAACAGTGAGTTGAGTATGCAGTCTGCAGTAATCTGTACTCTACCTGTGTTGCTCCATGGCCTCTCTGTTATGCAGCTGGAGACCACAGTCCCCACagctctgactctgactctggcCCTCCCGCCTCATCCCTGCTGCAAACTGGCCCAGCCTGCTGAGGATCTCCCTGTGGAGCAGGCCCTGGGGCAGCAGTCCCCCGTAGGCCCTCAGGTCCAGGGACATGGCCAGGGAAGGGGCCACCGACATGGGCATAGGCAGCCCCACATCCCCTATGTGATTGGAGGGCATGGATGAGTAGAGGGAGGCCAGGTGTTTCTCAGCCAGCCCAGGGAAACTGTCCAGAGGAGAGTTGTTCCCCACTATGCCCCCCTCCTCTTGGCCCGAGTGCTGCTCTCTAGCCGAGGTGATGACACTGCCTCTTTGGGGGGTCCCCGGGCCCTCATCTCTGGGCTGGTCCGATTCAAAGCCCCCCTCCCCTCCGCTGGAGGACCGGCCTTCATAGCTATTGACTTCATCCACCTGCATGTTATTGTCCTCTGTCTTTATCCTCTTAGTCAAAGGCAGGGAGGGGTCCTGTGCTCCATTGAGGCTGTACTGCAGTGGAGACTGACCCAGGCCCTCCAGACTAACCCCTCCAACTTGTGTGGGACTAGCTACAGGGAGCCCCATAGGTAGTTCCCCTGGCCCAGAGGGACTCCTGTCAGTCATGTGGTACAGTGCCAGGTGGTGCAGGGCGGTGGGGTTGATACCACCCTCCTGCATGGAATGCTTCTTGGATATTAGCATGTTCCTCCAGTGCCTTGCCCTGCTTTGTTCGCTCTCTCCAGACCCGTGGTTCCTCCCACTCAGACTCAAGTGGTCCTGCTTCTCCTCTGACTGGATGGTCTCCAGGACCTTGAGGCACTGCTCCTCCAGGTACTCGATTTCCAGGATCTCAGCGGCGTACAGCAGGTCATCCAGGTCCTCGGCCGTGGCCTGCAGGGAGGCCGTGTAGGCATACTCCAGGATCTGCTGGAAGGTCTTGGGGGAGAGGAAGTCGAGGGCGTAGCGCAGGCTGCTGCGGTGGAACAAGATCTCAAACATCTTGCTGGTGCAGGCCAGGACGGTGCGGTGGGCCGGGAACTCCTGGCCGTCCACCGTGATGATTACGTCACACAGCGTTCCCGACAGACGCATATGATTGGCCCTCTGCAGGAGCGTGGCTGGGAGGGTGGGGTTGTGGAGCTGGAGAACACCCATCTTAGTCAGATGATCCGTACGGCCTCGGACCCTCTCTGAGCCCACGCATGAGGTGTGTTCTATCCCACCTGCTTTCCTTCAGTGTGTCTATAAGTCTAAAGGGAGATACAGAAGAAACCACATTAAATATTCAAATCTCAGATCATGGTAATGACAGTACAATTAATAGTGAATAAGAATGGTCTGGTTGATTGCCATGTTTTTAAAAAAGTATGTCTTATATCAATATCTTGCATGTTCAACAATTGCAGAAGGAAAGAAAAGTAATAATATTTTAGAATTGGCTTACCAAATGTCTGGGACTGAGTTGAAATGTTGATATTGTATGGTAATGTGTCACTATAAGGAAATACACTGGAAGGAAACACAGGGGAAATATAGATTCCCTAAATCTAGGAGTGCACCATGAGGTCTGTTTGATACTAGTCACGCACTGTATAtgtctatacagtgcattcggaaagttcagaccccttgattttttccatattttgttatgttacagactcattctaaaatggattaaatagtttttttcccctcatcaatctacacacaataccccgtaatggcaaagcaaaaactgtaaaaaaaaaaaaaaactgaaatataacatttacataagtattcagaccttttactcagtactttgttgaagcaccttcggcagcgattacagagaAGACccccagtcttcttgggtatgacgctacaagcttggcacacctgtatttagggagtttctcccattcttctctacagatcctctcaagctctgtcaggttggatgaggagcatcgctgcacagctattttcagctctctccagagatgttcgattgggctCAAATCCGGGCTccggctgggacactcaaggacattcagagacttgtcccgaagccactcctgtgttgtcttggctgtatgcttagggtccttgtcctgttggaaggtgaaccttcaccccagtcaggtcctgagcgctctggagcaggttttcatcaaggatctctctgtactttgctccattcatctttcccttgatcctgattagtctccgaGTCCCtggcgctgaaaaacatccccagagcatgattct comes from Salvelinus namaycush isolate Seneca chromosome 34, SaNama_1.0, whole genome shotgun sequence and encodes:
- the LOC120028437 gene encoding zinc finger and BTB domain-containing protein 16-A-like, translating into MVTEERVRGRTDHLTKMGVLQLHNPTLPATLLQRANHMRLSGTLCDVIITVDGQEFPAHRTVLACTSKMFEILFHRSSLRYALDFLSPKTFQQILEYAYTASLQATAEDLDDLLYAAEILEIEYLEEQCLKVLETIQSEEKQDHLSLSGRNHGSGESEQSRARHWRNMLISKKHSMQEGGINPTALHHLALYHMTDRSPSGPGELPMGLPVASPTQVGGVSLEGLGQSPLQYSLNGAQDPSLPLTKRIKTEDNNMQVDEVNSYEGRSSSGGEGGFESDQPRDEGPGTPQRGSVITSAREQHSGQEEGGIVGNNSPLDSFPGLAEKHLASLYSSMPSNHIGDVGLPMPMSVAPSLAMSLDLRAYGGLLPQGLLHREILSRLGQFAAGMRREGQSQSQSCGDCGLQLHNREAMEQHRKLHSGGEKGHGCEFCGKRFIDSVRLRMHMLSHSAGAEALVCDQCGATFSAEDALEAHRQTHTGTDMAVFCLLCAKRFQTQKALQQHMEVHAGMHSYVCSHCDHTFPSHTTLKRHLRSHTAGDHPFECEFCGSCFRDDGMLRGHKRIHTGEKPYECNGCGKRFSLKHQLETHYRVHTGEKPFECKICHQRSRDYSAMIKHLRTHNGASPYQCTICQDFCPSLAAMQKHMKSHRPEDVPLDWRIEKTYLYVCYV